A window of the Trichoderma asperellum chromosome 4, complete sequence genome harbors these coding sequences:
- a CDS encoding uncharacterized protein (EggNog:ENOG41~TransMembrane:10 (i7-32o52-71i78-94o100-125i145-165o171-190i266-287o299-316i323-347o367-385i)) codes for MYRIWNIYVLAAFGTIGGMIFGFEISSMSAWIGSDQYLEYFNHPGSSQQGGITASMSAGSFVGSLLSGWLADRLGRRLAIQIASVDWIIGAVLQCSSQNVAHLVVGRIVSGLAIGVTSSQCIVYLSELAPSRIRGRVVGIQQWSIDWGILIMYLISYGCSVSIHRPAAFRIAWGLQAVPGAILFVSLFFFPESPRWLASKDRWEECHEILANLHAKGDRGNVVVLAELEEVREAARIAAESKEIGYLGLFAPKMWKRTLVGVSAQVWQQLLGGNVMLYYLVYIFNMAGMSGNAALTSSIIQYVIFLVTTGGVLFVIDRMGRRWLLIVGAIICGIIHFTVGAVMAVYGHHVDNVDGIDILKWQISGPPAKAVIALCYIFVGIYGMGKRLLTPTHISLHLQLADSLFRSYMGSRSMDLLRRSLPIKVPCQGCWPSCRR; via the exons ATGTATCGCATTTGGAACATCTACG TTCTTGCTGCCTTTGGCACCATTGGTGGTATGATCTTCGGCTTCGAGATCAGCTCCATGAGTGCATGGATTGGCTCTGATCAATATCTCGAGTACTTTAACCACCCAGGCTCATCCCAGCAAGGTGGCATTACTGCGTCTATGTCTGCTGGATCATTCGTCGGATCTCTTTTATCTGGGTGGCTTGCTGATCGCCTGGGTCGCCGATTAGCCATACAAATTGCCTCTGTGGACTGGATTATCGGTGCCGTGCTACAATGCTCTTCTCAAAATGTGGCTCACCTTGTAGTGGGCCGCATTGTCAGTGGGCTTGCAATTGGCGTAACTAGTTCTCAGTGTATTGTCTACCTTTCTGAGCTTGCTCCTTCTCGTATCCGCGGCCGAGTTGTTGGCATTCAACAGTGGTCCATTGACTGGG GTATTCTTATCATGTACCTCATTTCATATGGTTGCTCAGTCTCTATCCACAGACCGGCAGCATTCCGAATTGCATGGGGCCTGCAAGCCGTACCTGGAGCGATTTtatttgtttctctcttcttcttcccagaaTCCCCTAGGTGGCTCGCATCCAAGGATCGCTGGGAAGAATGCCACGAAATACTTGCTAATCTGCACGCTAAAGGAGATCGAGGCAATGTTGTGGTTCTCGCTGAGCTTGAGGAGGTCAGGGAAGCGGCAAGGATTGCTGCTGAGTCAAAAGAGATCGGTTACTTGGGCTTATTCGCTCCCAAGATGTGGAAGCGTACGCTAGTCGGAGTCAGCGCACAGGTTTGGCAGCAACTTCTCGGTGGTAACGTTATGCTCTATTATCTTGTTTACATCTTCAATATGGCTGGCATG TCAGGGAATGCCGCTCTCACGTCTTCTATCATCCAATATGTCATTTTTCTCGTAACTACCGGAGGAGTTCTTTTTGTTATCGACCGTATGGGCCGCCGATGGCTGCTAATTGTTGGAGCAATAATCTGTGGTATCATACACTTCACTGTTGGTGCCGTAATGGCTGTTTATGGGCATCATGTGGATAACGTAGACG GAATTGATATTCTCAAGTGGCAGATCAGTGGTCCACCCGCTAAAGCAGTTATTGCTCTTTGTTACATCTTTGTTGGAATTT ATGGTATGGGGAAGCGCTTGCTTACACCCACACATATCTCGTTGCATCTGCAGTTAGCTGATTCTTTATTTAGGAGTTACATGGGCTCCAGGAGCATGGATTTACTGCGGAGAAGTCTTCCCATTAAAGTACCGTGCCAAGGGTGTTGGCCTAGCTGCCGCAGGTAA
- a CDS encoding uncharacterized protein (EggNog:ENOG41), with translation MVSIKSNILETIGNTSILQLRNVVPTNGVRILLKVESSNPTASMKDRMALAMIMAAENDGRLKPGGSVVEYTGGSTGVSLALICAVKQYPLHIVTSDAFSKEKLNHMRLLGATLTVIPSDNGKQTKKLTKDMIWEAHAIAEKTGAFITAQMDNEDQLSAYTKLADEIYEQTGGQIDAFVQSVGSGACLRGTSERLRQLDSKIRFVAVEPAESAVLAGGMSGSHNIDGIGAGYVVPLWKEGIADEFQGVSTADARAMAFRLAREEGLFCGLSTGANVTAALRVAENLKPGSTVVTIMCDSGMKYMTGYSQQLSSL, from the coding sequence ATGGTTTCAATCAAATCCAACATACTTGAAACTATTGGGAATACATCCATCTTACAGCTTCGTAACGTGGTTCCTACAAATGGAGTTCGCATTCTCCTAAAAGTTGAAAGCAGCAACCCAACAGCCAGTATGAAAGACCGCATGGCTCTTGCAATGATTATGGCTGCCGAAAATGATGGCCGTCTGAAACCGGGTGGCTCCGTTGTTGAGTATACTGGAGGTAGCACTGGTGTGTCACTGGCGTTGATATGCGCCGTGAAGCAATATCCGCTTCATATAGTGACATCAGATGCTTTTTCCAAAGAAAAGTTGAACCATATGAGACTTCTTGGCGCTACCTTGACGGTTATACCAAGTGATAATGGAAAACAAACCAAAAAGCTGACCAAAGACATGATTTGGGAGGCTCATGCTATAGCTGAAAAAACAGGAGCTTTTATCACGGCTCAGATGGATAATGAGGATCAGCTTTCTGCTTATACAAAGCTAGCCGACGAGATATATGAGCAGACAGGGGGACAAATTGACGCTTTCGTGCAGAGTGTTGGATCAGGAGCTTGTCTTCGGGGCACATCAGAGCGCTTACGCCAGCTTGACAGCAAAATCCGCTTTGTTGCAGTCGAGCCCGCTGAGTCGGCTGTTCTAGCAGGTGGCATGTCGGGATCACACAATATTGATGGTATAGGGGCTGGATATGTTGTGCCATTATGGAAAGAAGGAATTGCGGATGAGTTTCAAGGAGTTTCAACTGCTGACGCAAGAGCAATGGCCTTTCGTCTAGCACGTGAAGAAGGCTTGTTTTGTGGTCTTTCGACTGGAGCAAATGTGACTGCTGCGCTACGTGTGGCAGAAAACCTAAAACCAGGATCTACTGTCGTCACAATAATGTGTGATTCAGGTATGAAGTACATGACAGGATATTCTCAGCAATTATCATCTCTATAG
- a CDS encoding uncharacterized protein (EggNog:ENOG41), producing MTGIAILGAGIFATEAHLPGLVANKATIKAVYSRSTSTASTLVAEATKLGVANIDLYAEDKPEHTLDDLLKRSDVDAVIIVLPILVQPSIVRQCLAAGKHVLCEKPIAKDVKTARDLIEDYNKLYAGKGLIFSIAEQFRFMCEFELGRKWIVEEKAVGDITQAHLRVWRNQPPIGKWYETPWRKVPEYQGGFLLDGGVHQTAMLRFISGQEVVETQGFARQVEPHLPPLDTLNAGILLSGGGTGTISMSFASIRSAAELTIIGTQGSFHLTEGPDGFVLTLDLVSGESRSEVVNSKGVELEIKAFLEAIKTGKPEKRSGPEEALNDLAIIESMCKGGGKVDLY from the exons ATGACTGGTATTGCAATTTTAGGAGCTGGCATTTTTGCCACTGAAG CTCACCTACCAGGACTCGTGGCAAATAAGGCGACAATCAAGGCGGTATATTCTCGCTCTACATCTACCGCGTCCACACTGGTTGCGGAAGCAACTAAGCTTGGAGTCGCCAATATTGACTTGTATGCGGAAGACAAACCTGAACATACGCTAGACGATCTTCTTAAGCGCAGCGATGTTGATGCGGTGATTATTGTTTTGCCGATTCTTGTTCAACCATCTATTGTTAGGCAATGTTTAGCTGCTGGCAAACATGTGCTCTGTGAAAAGCCGATTGCAAAAGACGTAAAAACTGCTCGCGATCTGATTGAAGACTACAACAAGCTATACGCAGGTAAAGGACTAATTTTCAGCATTGCCGAGCAATTTCGATTTATGTGCGAGTTTGAGCTTGGTCGGAAATGGATTgtggaagaaaaggcagtCGGTGATATTACCCAAGCACATCTCAGAGTATGGCGCAACCAGCCGCCAATTGGTAAATGGTACGAAACGCCATGGAGAAAAGTGCCAGAGTACCAAGGCGGCTTTTTACTTGATGGTGGAGTGCATCAGACGGCTATGCTTCGATTTATTTCAGGCCAAGAAGTCGTCGAGACGCAGGGGTTTGCTCGCCAAGTCGAACCTCACCTTCCACCCCTTGATACGCTTAATGCAGGTATCCTTCTTAGTGGTGGAGGAACTGGTACTATTTCAATGTCGTTTGCTTCAATACGATCTGCTGCGGAGCTTACTATCATTGGCACCCAGGGGAGCTTCCACTTAACTGAAGGTCCTGACGGCTTTGTGCTGACTCTTGACCTTGTCTCCGGAGAGAGTAGATCTGAGGTGGTGAACAGCAAAGGCGTTGAACTTGAAATCAAAGCTTTTCTAGAAGCTATAAAAACCGGAAAGCCAGAGAAACGGTCAGGTCCAGAGGAAGCCTTGAATGATCTAGCTATTATCGAGAGCATGTGTAAGGGCGGCGGAAAggtagatttatattaa